The Streptomyces sp. NBC_00670 genome window below encodes:
- the lepB gene encoding signal peptidase I, translated as MSGTGRTGGGRGRLGSVLSNIAVALGCVLFLGGFGWGALVYKPYTVPTSSMTPTIDAGDRVLAQRVDGDDIERGDVVVFRQKSWGNAPMVKRVVAVGGDTVGCCTDGKLTVNGKQIDEPYLPAGQSAESKKIPTLTVPKGRLFLLGDERSGSLDSTAHLTEAGSGTVPRSAVDSRVDAVAWPMNGMLARPTGFETLGPLSSPGPLRIILAAIVAGVVLILGGAAYGPLAKRLGGRRPTSRREPAGVH; from the coding sequence ATGAGCGGGACAGGTCGTACGGGCGGGGGCCGCGGGCGGCTCGGCAGCGTGCTGTCGAACATCGCCGTGGCCCTCGGCTGTGTCCTCTTCCTCGGCGGATTCGGCTGGGGCGCCCTCGTGTACAAGCCCTACACGGTGCCGACCTCCTCCATGACGCCCACCATCGACGCCGGCGACCGGGTGCTCGCCCAGCGCGTCGACGGCGACGACATCGAACGCGGTGACGTCGTCGTCTTCCGGCAGAAGAGCTGGGGCAACGCGCCCATGGTCAAGCGGGTCGTGGCGGTCGGCGGCGACACCGTCGGCTGCTGCACCGACGGCAAGCTGACCGTCAACGGCAAGCAGATCGACGAGCCCTATCTGCCCGCCGGCCAGTCCGCCGAGTCCAAGAAGATCCCCACCCTCACTGTGCCCAAGGGCCGGCTCTTCCTCCTCGGCGACGAGCGCAGCGGTTCCCTCGACTCCACCGCCCACCTCACCGAGGCCGGCAGCGGCACGGTGCCGCGCAGCGCGGTGGACTCCCGCGTGGACGCCGTCGCCTGGCCGATGAACGGCATGCTGGCCCGCCCGACCGGGTTCGAGACGCTCGGCCCGCTCTCCTCGCCGGGGCCGCTGCGGATCATCCTCGCCGCGATTGTCGCCGGGGTCGTACTGATCCTGGGCGGAGCGGCGTACGGGCCCCTCGCCAAGCGCCTGGGCGGCAGGCGGCCGACGTCGCGGAGGGAGCCGGCGGGTGTCCACTGA
- the rpsB gene encoding 30S ribosomal protein S2 — translation MAVVTMRELLESGVHFGHQTRRWNPKMKRFIFTERNGIYIIDLLQSLSYIDRAYEFVKETVAHGGTVMFVGTKKQAQEAIAEQATRVGMPYVNQRWLGGMLTNFSTVYKRLQRLKELEQIDFEDVAASGLTKKELLVLSREKAKLEKTLGGIREMQKVPSAVWIVDTKKEHIAVGEARKLNIPVVAILDTNCDPDEVDYKIPGNDDAIRSVTLLTRVIADAVAEGLIARSGAAENKGEKAAGEPLAEWERDLLEGGEKKAESEAAAPAAEAEKPAETPAAEAPAAEAEKPAEAPAAEAEQA, via the coding sequence ATGGCCGTCGTCACGATGCGGGAGCTGCTGGAGAGCGGCGTCCACTTCGGTCACCAGACCCGTCGTTGGAACCCGAAGATGAAGCGGTTCATCTTCACGGAGCGCAACGGCATCTACATCATCGACCTGCTCCAGTCGCTGTCGTACATCGACCGCGCCTACGAGTTCGTCAAGGAGACCGTCGCCCACGGCGGCACGGTCATGTTCGTCGGTACGAAGAAGCAGGCGCAGGAGGCCATCGCGGAGCAGGCCACCCGCGTCGGCATGCCCTACGTGAACCAGCGCTGGCTGGGCGGCATGCTCACCAACTTCTCGACCGTCTACAAGCGGCTGCAGCGCCTCAAGGAGCTGGAGCAGATCGACTTCGAGGACGTGGCCGCCTCCGGCCTCACCAAGAAGGAGCTCCTGGTCCTCTCCCGCGAGAAGGCCAAGCTGGAGAAGACCCTCGGCGGTATCCGCGAGATGCAGAAGGTGCCCAGCGCCGTCTGGATCGTGGACACCAAGAAGGAGCACATCGCGGTCGGTGAGGCCCGGAAGCTCAACATCCCGGTCGTCGCCATCCTGGACACCAACTGCGACCCCGACGAGGTCGACTACAAGATCCCGGGCAACGACGACGCGATCCGCTCCGTCACCCTGCTCACCCGTGTGATCGCGGACGCCGTCGCCGAGGGCCTCATCGCCCGCTCCGGTGCCGCCGAGAACAAGGGCGAGAAGGCCGCGGGCGAGCCGCTCGCCGAGTGGGAGCGCGACCTGCTCGAGGGTGGCGAGAAGAAGGCGGAGTCCGAGGCCGCCGCTCCGGCCGCCGAGGCCGAGAAGCCCGCCGAGACCCCTGCCGCGGAGGCTCCGGCCGCCGAGGCGGAGAAGCCGGCCGAGGCCCCGGCCGCCGAGGCCGAGCAGGCCTGA
- the whiG gene encoding RNA polymerase sigma factor WhiG, translated as MPQHTSGSDRAAIPPAARDGGTVRPPAPSTLDELWRTYKATGDERLREQLILHYSPLVKYVAGRVSVGLPPNVEQADFVSSGVFGLIDAIEKYDIGREIKFETYAITRIRGAMIDELRALDWIPRSVRQKARNVERAYTTLEARLRRTPTESEVAAELGIRVDDLHAVFSQLSLANVVALEEILHIGGEGGGLSLMDTLEDTAADNPVEVAEDRELRRFLARAINTLPEREKTVVTLYYFEGLTLAEIGNVLGVTESRVSQIHTKSVLQLRAKLAGFGR; from the coding sequence ATGCCCCAGCACACCTCCGGGTCCGACCGGGCGGCCATCCCCCCAGCCGCCCGCGACGGCGGCACCGTGCGCCCGCCCGCTCCCTCGACCCTCGACGAGTTGTGGCGGACGTACAAGGCGACGGGGGACGAACGGCTGCGGGAACAGCTGATCCTGCACTACTCACCGCTGGTGAAGTACGTGGCCGGCCGGGTCAGCGTCGGCCTGCCGCCCAACGTCGAACAGGCCGACTTCGTCTCCTCCGGAGTCTTCGGCCTGATCGACGCCATCGAGAAGTACGACATCGGCCGCGAAATCAAGTTCGAGACCTACGCCATCACCCGCATCCGCGGCGCCATGATCGACGAACTGCGCGCCCTGGACTGGATCCCGCGCTCGGTACGGCAGAAGGCGCGCAACGTCGAACGGGCCTACACCACACTGGAGGCACGGCTCAGACGCACCCCCACCGAGAGCGAGGTCGCCGCCGAACTCGGCATCCGCGTGGACGACCTCCACGCCGTCTTCAGCCAGCTCTCCCTGGCCAACGTGGTCGCCCTGGAGGAGATCCTGCACATCGGCGGCGAGGGCGGCGGCCTCAGCCTGATGGACACCCTCGAGGACACCGCCGCCGACAACCCGGTCGAAGTCGCCGAGGACCGCGAACTGCGCCGGTTCCTCGCCCGGGCCATCAACACCCTGCCCGAACGCGAGAAGACCGTCGTCACGCTGTACTACTTCGAAGGCCTCACCCTCGCCGAGATCGGCAACGTACTCGGCGTCACCGAGAGTCGCGTCAGCCAGATCCACACCAAATCGGTTCTGCAACTACGCGCCAAACTGGCCGGTTTCGGCCGGTGA
- the dprA gene encoding DNA-processing protein DprA translates to MTAEPPSREGGAADGDGAQDRRAGERWAGERRAADYRAGGVRAGDRRAGEQRAGDGCAVDPELLARVFLSRVVEPGDETAGRWLRERGAVQVAAHLGEGGGPLPGVSDTRWAGLLARARRADPAHDLAVARDAGVRFVRPGDIEWPAQLDDLADARPVGLWVRGTPSLRMWALRSVAVVGARACTEYGSHMATTLAAQLAERGWVVVSGGAYGVDGAAHRGALAAGGATVAVLACGVDRPYPRGHTALLTRIARQGLVIGELPPGDHPTPSRFIQRNRVIAALTRGTVVVEAAHRSGALVTARAATRLGRHTMGVPGPATSALSAGVHELLRGDAILVSDVAEIIELVGDMGKLAPDRHGPVLPRDLLETGAAQVLAALPGRSAATADDIAREARTTPDDAVGKLYELRALGFVERHGDGWKLTRQAIASGRPDPHPP, encoded by the coding sequence ATGACCGCGGAACCCCCCTCCCGGGAGGGCGGGGCGGCCGACGGCGACGGGGCCCAGGACCGGCGGGCCGGAGAACGGTGGGCCGGGGAGCGGCGGGCCGCCGACTACCGGGCAGGGGGCGTGCGGGCAGGGGACCGCCGGGCCGGGGAGCAGCGGGCCGGGGACGGGTGCGCCGTCGATCCGGAGCTGCTCGCCCGGGTCTTCCTCAGCCGTGTCGTCGAACCCGGCGACGAGACGGCCGGACGCTGGCTGCGCGAACGAGGCGCCGTCCAGGTCGCCGCGCACCTGGGAGAGGGCGGCGGACCGTTGCCGGGCGTTTCGGACACACGGTGGGCCGGACTGCTCGCCCGCGCCCGGCGGGCCGACCCCGCACACGACCTCGCCGTCGCACGGGACGCCGGAGTGCGCTTCGTCCGCCCCGGCGACATCGAATGGCCCGCGCAGCTCGACGACCTGGCGGACGCCCGGCCCGTCGGACTCTGGGTCCGCGGCACACCCAGCCTCCGGATGTGGGCCCTGCGCTCCGTCGCCGTCGTCGGCGCCCGCGCCTGCACCGAGTACGGGTCGCACATGGCCACCACCCTCGCCGCCCAACTCGCCGAACGGGGCTGGGTCGTCGTCTCCGGAGGCGCCTACGGCGTCGACGGCGCCGCCCACCGCGGTGCCCTCGCCGCCGGCGGCGCCACCGTCGCCGTCCTCGCCTGCGGCGTCGACCGCCCCTACCCCCGCGGACACACCGCACTGCTCACCAGAATCGCCCGGCAAGGACTCGTCATCGGCGAACTGCCACCCGGCGACCACCCCACGCCCAGCAGATTCATCCAGCGCAACCGGGTCATCGCCGCCCTCACCCGGGGCACCGTCGTCGTCGAGGCCGCCCACCGCAGCGGTGCCCTCGTCACCGCCCGTGCCGCCACCCGGCTCGGCCGCCACACCATGGGCGTCCCCGGCCCCGCGACCAGCGCGCTCTCCGCCGGAGTGCACGAACTGCTGCGCGGTGACGCCATCCTCGTCTCCGACGTCGCCGAGATCATCGAACTCGTCGGCGACATGGGCAAACTCGCACCGGACAGACACGGCCCCGTGCTCCCGCGCGACCTGCTCGAGACGGGCGCCGCCCAGGTTCTGGCCGCCCTGCCCGGCCGCTCCGCCGCAACCGCCGACGACATCGCCCGCGAAGCACGCACGACCCCCGACGACGCCGTCGGAAAACTGTACGAACTCCGCGCACTTGGCTTCGTGGAACGACACGGCGACGGCTGGAAGTTGACACGCCAGGCCATCGCATCCGGCCGCCCCGACCCCCACCCACCCTGA
- a CDS encoding TetR/AcrR family transcriptional regulator, protein MAEHRSMQRAALLDAARSLLSEGGTEALTFPALAQRTGLARSSVYEYFRSRAAVVEELCEVDFPVWAADVLAAMERAGTPEGKVEAYVRQQLALVGDRRHRAVVAISASELDAGAREKIRAAHGALVTLVVEALAALGHEQPRMAAMLLQGIVDAAVRRIEFGAAEDPGTITDAAVALALRGVRG, encoded by the coding sequence GTGGCCGAGCACCGGTCGATGCAGCGAGCCGCCCTGCTGGACGCGGCGCGGTCCCTGCTGTCCGAAGGTGGAACGGAAGCACTGACCTTCCCCGCCCTCGCCCAGCGCACCGGACTCGCGCGCTCCTCCGTCTACGAGTACTTCCGCTCCCGCGCCGCCGTCGTCGAAGAACTGTGCGAGGTCGACTTCCCCGTCTGGGCGGCCGACGTCCTGGCCGCGATGGAACGCGCCGGGACCCCCGAGGGCAAGGTCGAGGCCTACGTACGCCAGCAGCTCGCCCTCGTCGGGGACCGACGGCACCGCGCCGTCGTCGCCATCTCCGCCAGCGAACTGGACGCCGGCGCCCGGGAGAAGATCCGCGCCGCCCACGGTGCACTCGTGACCCTGGTCGTCGAGGCCCTCGCCGCCCTCGGGCACGAACAGCCCCGCATGGCGGCGATGCTGCTCCAGGGCATCGTCGACGCGGCCGTGCGCCGCATCGAGTTCGGCGCGGCCGAGGACCCCGGGACGATCACCGACGCCGCGGTCGCCCTCGCCCTGCGGGGCGTCCGGGGCTGA
- a CDS encoding peptidoglycan DD-metalloendopeptidase family protein, with amino-acid sequence MRAVAAGRVSFAGPVGGLGVVSVELAGTGAPPLRTTYQSVRASVHKGDVVAPGDVVGFLAEPGPRHCPTGCLHWGLRRGEAYLDPLSLLPPWLLRRGPSRLLPVPGAP; translated from the coding sequence GTGCGGGCCGTCGCGGCGGGGCGGGTCTCCTTCGCGGGGCCGGTCGGCGGGCTCGGGGTCGTCTCGGTGGAGCTGGCGGGGACCGGCGCCCCGCCGCTGCGCACCACCTATCAGTCCGTGCGCGCCTCCGTGCACAAGGGCGACGTGGTCGCGCCGGGCGACGTGGTCGGCTTCCTCGCGGAGCCGGGTCCGCGGCACTGTCCCACGGGCTGTCTGCATTGGGGGCTGCGCCGGGGCGAGGCCTATCTCGACCCGCTCTCCCTGCTGCCACCCTGGCTGCTGCGCCGGGGACCGTCCCGGCTGCTGCCGGTGCCGGGTGCGCCGTGA
- a CDS encoding YifB family Mg chelatase-like AAA ATPase produces the protein MGFARTCSVALVGVEGVVVEVQADLEPGVAAFTLVGLPDKSLTESKDRVRAAVVNSGSAWPQKKLTVGLSPASVPKSGSGFDLAVAAAVLGACERIDPRVLADIVMIGELGLDGRVRPVRGVLPAVLAAADAGYEQVVVPESAAAEAALVPGVSVLGVRSLRQLIAVLADEPVPDEDPDTAGRPDPLLAGLRLPGAGAATGMHTIGAAAQDNGHGHDLADVVGQHAARTAVEVAAAGGHHLFLEGPPGAGKTMLAERLPAVLPALTRQESLEVTAVHSVAGLLPTGKPLVDTAPYCAPHHSATMQALVGGGQGIARPGAVSLAHRGILFLDEAPEFNSHALDALRQPLESGHVVIARSAGVVRFPAKFLMVLAANPCPCGRFSQRDTQCECPPSVIRRYQARLSGPLLDRVDLRVEVDPVSRSQLTDVGARGEATATVAARVHAARERAAARLAGTPWSTNSEIPGRELRSRWHAVPGAMEEAEHQLERGALTARGIDRVLRVAWTIADLTGHDRPGVADVSLALQLRTGVPRGVPMAIGAGT, from the coding sequence ATGGGATTCGCCCGTACGTGCTCGGTGGCACTCGTCGGCGTCGAGGGCGTCGTCGTCGAGGTCCAGGCCGACCTGGAACCCGGAGTCGCCGCCTTCACCCTCGTCGGCCTGCCCGACAAGAGCCTCACCGAGAGCAAGGACCGGGTCCGCGCGGCCGTCGTCAACTCCGGCTCCGCCTGGCCCCAGAAGAAACTCACCGTCGGCCTCAGCCCCGCCTCCGTCCCCAAAAGCGGCAGCGGCTTCGATCTGGCCGTCGCCGCGGCCGTCCTCGGCGCCTGCGAACGGATCGACCCGCGCGTCCTCGCGGACATCGTCATGATCGGCGAACTCGGCCTCGACGGCCGCGTCCGCCCCGTCCGCGGCGTCCTGCCCGCGGTCCTCGCCGCCGCCGACGCCGGCTACGAACAGGTCGTCGTCCCCGAGAGCGCGGCGGCCGAGGCCGCCCTGGTGCCCGGCGTCTCCGTCCTCGGCGTCCGCAGCCTCCGGCAGCTCATCGCCGTCCTCGCCGACGAACCCGTACCCGACGAGGACCCCGACACCGCCGGCCGGCCCGACCCGCTCCTCGCGGGGCTGCGCCTGCCCGGCGCCGGAGCCGCCACCGGCATGCACACCATCGGCGCCGCCGCCCAGGACAACGGCCACGGCCACGACCTCGCCGACGTCGTCGGCCAGCACGCGGCCCGCACGGCCGTCGAGGTCGCCGCCGCCGGCGGACACCACCTGTTCCTCGAAGGACCGCCCGGCGCGGGCAAGACCATGCTCGCCGAACGGCTCCCGGCCGTACTCCCGGCGCTCACCCGCCAGGAATCCCTCGAAGTCACCGCCGTCCACTCGGTCGCCGGCCTCCTCCCCACGGGCAAACCCCTCGTCGACACCGCCCCCTACTGCGCACCCCACCACTCCGCCACCATGCAGGCCCTCGTCGGCGGCGGCCAGGGCATCGCCCGCCCGGGCGCGGTCTCCCTCGCCCACCGGGGCATTCTCTTTCTGGACGAGGCACCTGAGTTCAACAGCCATGCCCTCGACGCCCTGCGGCAGCCCCTCGAATCGGGCCACGTGGTCATCGCCCGCAGCGCCGGCGTCGTACGGTTCCCGGCCAAGTTCCTGATGGTCCTCGCCGCCAACCCCTGCCCCTGCGGCCGCTTCTCCCAGCGCGACACCCAGTGCGAATGCCCGCCCTCCGTGATCCGCCGCTACCAGGCCCGGCTCTCCGGACCACTCCTGGACCGCGTCGACCTGCGCGTCGAGGTCGACCCCGTCAGCCGCTCCCAGCTCACCGACGTCGGCGCCCGGGGCGAGGCCACGGCCACCGTCGCCGCCCGCGTGCACGCCGCCCGGGAACGCGCGGCCGCCCGCCTCGCCGGCACCCCCTGGAGCACCAACAGCGAGATCCCCGGCCGCGAACTGCGCAGCAGGTGGCACGCCGTACCCGGCGCCATGGAAGAGGCCGAGCACCAACTGGAACGCGGCGCGCTCACCGCCCGCGGCATCGACCGCGTCCTGCGCGTCGCCTGGACCATCGCCGACCTCACCGGCCACGACCGCCCCGGCGTCGCCGACGTCAGCCTCGCACTCCAACTGCGCACCGGCGTCCCGCGCGGCGTCCCGATGGCCATCGGAGCGGGCACATGA
- a CDS encoding DUF2469 domain-containing protein, giving the protein MSAEDLEKYETEMELKLYREYRDVVGLFKYVIETERRFYLTNDYEMQVHSVQGEVFFEVTMADAWVWDMYRPARFVKQVRVLTFKDVNIEELNKSDLELPGG; this is encoded by the coding sequence ATGAGCGCCGAGGACCTCGAGAAGTACGAGACCGAGATGGAGCTGAAGCTCTACCGGGAGTACCGCGATGTCGTCGGTCTGTTCAAATACGTGATCGAGACCGAGCGGCGTTTCTACCTCACCAACGACTACGAGATGCAGGTGCACTCCGTCCAGGGTGAGGTGTTCTTCGAGGTGACAATGGCGGACGCGTGGGTCTGGGACATGTACCGGCCCGCCCGCTTCGTCAAGCAGGTACGGGTTCTCACGTTCAAGGACGTGAACATCGAGGAGCTGAACAAGAGCGACCTCGAACTGCCGGGCGGCTGA
- a CDS encoding NUDIX hydrolase, which yields MPAAPRAAEETAPQDAEPRLRRVARVVLLDPQDRVLLLHGHEPDDPADDWWFTPGGGLEGEETREEAARRELAEETGITDVTLGPVLWRRRCSFPFAGRRWDQDEWYYLARTHQTETAPTALTELERRSVAGARWWTCRELTLTRETVYPTRLAGLLRRLLDDGPPAAPETLDTEIV from the coding sequence GTGCCGGCGGCACCGCGGGCCGCGGAGGAAACGGCTCCCCAGGACGCCGAGCCGCGGCTGCGCAGGGTGGCCCGTGTGGTGCTGCTCGATCCGCAGGACCGCGTCCTGCTCCTGCACGGACACGAACCGGACGACCCGGCCGACGACTGGTGGTTCACCCCGGGCGGCGGACTGGAGGGCGAGGAGACCCGCGAGGAGGCCGCCCGGCGGGAACTCGCGGAGGAGACCGGCATCACCGACGTCACGCTGGGCCCCGTGCTGTGGCGGCGCCGCTGCTCCTTCCCCTTCGCCGGGCGCCGCTGGGACCAGGACGAGTGGTACTACCTGGCCCGTACCCACCAGACCGAGACGGCGCCGACGGCCCTGACGGAACTGGAGCGGCGCAGCGTCGCCGGTGCGCGGTGGTGGACGTGCCGGGAACTGACCCTCACCCGTGAGACGGTGTATCCGACCAGACTCGCCGGGCTGCTGCGCAGGCTGCTCGACGACGGTCCCCCGGCCGCGCCGGAGACCCTCGACACCGAAATCGTCTAG